In one window of Amblyomma americanum isolate KBUSLIRL-KWMA chromosome 9, ASM5285725v1, whole genome shotgun sequence DNA:
- the LOC144105284 gene encoding glycerophosphodiester phosphodiesterase 1-like: MREAGVRCLPLNVVGSVACAFGAAFSACVFQQQLMASLYLAVIVVALACYGIQRAALPRVDDALAAEVILGGEQGDGGSPLPLVFAHRGGGHDAPENTLAAIREAKRNNASGIEFDLSFTHDSVAVLFHDETLERTTDGEGLLAATTFEALRRLDAASKHAFAERFRGERVPTVEEGVEECLRLGLRLIVDVKEYDHRAVALVDELFRKRPELYRRALVASFYPQFIYALRRQNPGIVTALTWRPGFVAYEDVENLRPRFKSFVKHWIARVGDWLLERALHGGVLPHLTGASAVLVCKNALSAQYVRSWRDQGLHLIAWTPNHPAEKEFLRKVLRVPIITDTLRHA; encoded by the coding sequence ATGCGGGAGGCCGGCGTCCGGTGCCTGCCGCTCAACGTCGTCGGCAGCGTAGCGTGCGCCTTCGGCGCGGCCTTCTCCGCCTGTGTGTTCCAACAGCAGCTCATGGCTTCGCTGTACCTGGCCGTGATCGTTGTAGCGCTGGCCTGCTACGGCATCCAGCGTGCCGCCCTTCCGCGCGTCGACGACGCGCTGGCCGCCGAAGTGATCCTGGGCGGCGAGCAGGGCGACGGCGGGTCGCCGCTGCCCCTCGTGTTCGCGCACCGCGGAGGCGGCCACGACGCGCCCGAGAACACGCTGGCCGCCATCCGCGAAGCCAAGCGCAACAATGCGTCGGGCATCGAGTTCGACCTCTCCTTCACGCACGACAGCGTGGCCGTGCTGTTCCACGACGAGACGCTCGAGCGCACCACGGACGGCGAGGGCTTGCTGGCGGCCACCACGTTCGAAGCACTGCGCCGGCTGGACGCCGCCAGCAAGCACGCGTTCGCGGAGCGCTTCCGCGGCGAACGCGTGCCCACTGTCGAGGAGGGCGTCGAAGAGTGCCTGCGCCTCGGCCTGAGGCTCATCGTGGACGTCAAGGAGTACGACCACCGCGCCGTCGCGCTCGTCGACGAGCTGTTCCGCAAGCGGCCCGAGCTCTACCGGCGGGCGCTGGTCGCCTCCTTCTACCCGCAGTTCATCTACGCGCTGCGCCGTCAGAACCCGGGCATCGTGACGGCGCTCACCTGGAGACCGGGCTTCGTCGCGTACGAGGACGTGGAGAACCTGCGGCCGCGCTTCAAGTCCTTCGTGAAGCACTGGATCGCGCGCGTCGGCGACTGGCTCCTggagcgcgccctgcacggcggcGTTCTCCCGCACCTCACCGGCGCCTCGGCGGTGCTGGTGTGCAAGAACGCGCTGAGCGCCCAGTACGTGCGGTCGTGGCGCGACCAGGGCCTGCACCTGATCGCCTGGACGCCCAACCACCCGGCCGAGAAGGAGTTCCTGCGCAAGGTGCTGCGAGTGCCCATCATCACCGACACCCTCCGCCACGCCTGA